GAGCCGGGAGTCTACCAGTTCCGTGACGACGACGCGACGCTCTACGTGGGGAAGGCGGTCGATCTCCGTGCTCGGGTGCGATCGTACGCCGACCCGCGTTCGCGCCGGATCGAACGGATGGTCGAGCGGAGCGTCGAGATCGAGCCGGCGGTGACCGACACCGAGACACAGGCGCTCCTTCTGGAGGCGAACCTGATCAAACGCCACCAGCCGCGGTACAACGTCCGGCTGAAGGACGACAAATCCTACCCCCTCGTGCAGCTCACCGACCACGAGTTCCCCCGGATCGAGATCACCCGCGATCCCGAACCCGGCGCGACGGCGTTCGGTCCCTATACCGAACGCGGCCGGGTCGAGACGGTCGTGAAGGCGCTCCGGGAGACCTACGGAGTCCGTGGCTGTTCGGAGCATAAATTCGCGGGACGGGATCGACCGTGTCTCGACCACGACATCGGCCTCTGCACCGCGCCGTGCACCGGCGAGATCAGTAGGGGAGAGTACATCGGAGACGTCGAATCGGTCGAAGGGTTCTTGGAGGGAAGTACGGGCGTCCTCGCCGATCCACTCCGCCGAGAGATGGACCGCGCCACGGAGGAGCAGAACTTCGAGCGGGCCGCGAACTGTCGTGACAAGCTCGATGTCGTCGAATCGTTTCACGACGGTGGTGGTGCGGCGGTGGCGGCGGCGGCCGACGAGCAGTGGGTCGACGTGCTCGGCGCGGTGATCGAGGGTGATCGTGCGACCGTCGCCCGCCTCCACAGCGAGGACGGCCAGCTCGTCGAGCGCGACCGCCACACGCTCTCGGTGCCCGACGACGACACCGGCGAGATCGGTGGCGTGCTCGCGGCCTTCATCGTCCAGTACTACGCCGAGCGGTCGCTGCCCGACGCGCTCCTGCTGCCCGAACGGTTCGACGACGACGAACTCGACGCGTGGCTCGACAGTGAGGCGGTCGCGGTGCGGGTTCCGGGTGCGGGACGCGAAGCGACCCTCGTGGAACTCGCGCTCAAGAACGCCCGTCGCGGACGGGGGCGGGCGGACGGCACCGCCGCACTCGCCGACGCGCTCGGGCTCGACAGTGCGAACCGGATCGAGGGGTTCGACGTGAGCCACGCACAGGGCCGGGCTGCGGTGGGGAGCGACGTCACCTTTCTCGACGGCGATCCCGAGAAGGCCGACTACCGCCGGAAGAAACTCGACGACGCAAACGACGACTACGCCAACATGTGCGCGCTCGTCGCGTGGCGCGCCCGCCGAGCGGTGGAGGGCCGTGACGAACGCCCGGACCCGGACCTCCTGCTCATCGACGGCGGCGAGGGGCAGTTGAACGCCGCACGCGACGCGCTCTCCGACGTGGGCTGGGACGTGCCGGCGATCGGGCTGGCGAAGGCCGAAGAGCGCGTCGTCACTCCGGATGGCTCGTTCGAGTGGCCCGACGACGCGCCCGAACGCCACCTGCTCCAGCGGGTGCGCGACGAGGCCCACCGGTTCGCGGTTCAGTATCATCAAACCGTCCGTGACGAGGTCTCGACCGTGCTCGACGACGTTCCCGGAGTCGGCCCGCAGACCAGGCGGCGGCTGCTCCGGCGCTTCGGCAGCGTCGACGGGGTGCGTGCGGCCTCCGCCGAGGAGCTGCAGGCGGTCACCGGCGTCGGCGAGAAAACCGCGACGACGCTCCGCGCGCGACTCTGAGGGCGACAGAGAGCCCGGCGCTGGCGGACGAAAGACGACTGCAGGCCGAGAGTAGCACACGAGGACTGTGATCAGTGCAAACCGGCGATAGCTACCGACACCGAACAGTTATCACTCAAACAGTACAACAGCCGACATGAATCGGTTCCGTGCGTGGGTTCTCGCGGCCGTCGTCGGGATCGGCGTCGGGGGCGGGACGTTCGCGTGGCTCGTCAGCGATCTGACTCTCGCTTTCACGCTCGCGCTCGTCTACACCGTTGGGACGCGGCTCTTGGTCGAGTATGGATCCACCATGCCCGGACTGATTTACGGCGACGATTGGCAGGCAGTTCGCTGGAACGGAGCAGCAACTGCATTCGTGATGATCGCTGCGTTCGTTGGGGTGAGTGCGTCCCTTCCCGTCTCGGGCGGGCTGCGACTCGCGCTTGAGTTGCTCGTGCTCGGCGTCGGCTGGACGGGGCTGTTCTTCGGAATCGCGATGGCGCGCGACCAGGCCGCTACAGGCAAGCTGGTGGGTGAAACGGAACCGCCGAACGGAAGCGAGCGCGAGGGCGCTGCCGGCACGGCCGGAGAAAACGCGTGAATTAAAGTTCCGGTTCCGGCGGCACGCCCTCCTCGGGTGGGACGCCGTCCTCGGTCGCGAGATCGAACTCGGTGCGGATTTCCCGTACTCGGTCGCGGATGTCGGCCGCGAGCTCGAATTCGAGGTTCTCGGCCGCCTCGTTCATCCGGTCTTCGAGGTCCTCGATCAGTTCCGCAGCCGCGTCGGCGTCGTCGGGTTCGAGGTCCGCCGTCCCGCCAGTGTCAGTCTTCGATCCCGGCAGGTTGGTCTCGCCGACCTCCTTCTCGATGGTCCGGGGCTCGAAGCCGTGCTCGTCGTTGTACTCCTGCTGGATCTCTCGGCGGCGCTGGGTTTCGTCGATGGCGGACTGCATCGAATCGGTCACGTCGTCGGCGTAGAGCACGACCTCGCCGGCGACGTTTCTGGCGGCCCGCCCCATCGTCTGGACGAGAGTGGTCTCCGAGCGGAGGAACCCCTCTTGGTCGGCGTCGAGGATCGCCACTAAGGATACTTCAGGGATGTCGAGGCCCTCTCGGAGGAGGTTGATCCCCACGAGCACGTCGAACTCCCCGAGCCGGAGACCGCGAACGAGCTCGTGGCGTTCGAGGGTGTCGGTCTCGTCGTGCATGTACTCGACCGCGACGCCCGACTCTTCGAGGTACTCGGTGAGGTCCTCGGCCATCCGCTTGGTGAGCGTGGTGACGAGGATGCGTTCGTCGCGCTCGACGCGGTCGTCGATCCGGTCGAGGAGGTCGTCGATCTGGCCGTCGACCGGCGATATCTCGACGCTGGGGTCGACGAGGTGGGTGGGGCGGACGATCTGTTCGACGATCTGGTCCGAGTGTTCGCGCTCGTACTCGCTGGGCGTCGCGCTCACATAGAGGGTCTGGCCCGTGCGTTCTTCGAACTCTGGATAGCGCAACGGGCGGTTGTCGTAGGCCGTCGGGAGGCGGAAGCCGTTGCCGACTAAGGAGTCCTTTCTGGATTTGTCGCCCGCGAACTGACCCCGGATCTGGGGCACGGTCTGGTGGGACTCGTCGAGTACGGTGAGGAAGTCCTCGGGGAAGTAATCGAGGAGTGTCGAGGGCGCGTCGCCGGGCTCGCGGTTGGAGAGATGGACGGAATAATTCTCGATCCCGGAGCAGTAGCCGGTCTCTTCGAGCATTTCGAGGTCGAAGGTGGTGCGCTCCTCGATGCGCTGGGCCGCCACGAGGTCGCCCTGGCGCTCGAAGTAGGAGACGCGTTCGTCCAGCAGGTCCTCGATCTCGCCGATGGCGTTTTCGAGGCGGTCCTCGGGGATCGAGTAGTGTTCGGCAGGGTGGACGAGCGAGGCTGGCTCTTCGCCTTTGACGTCGCCTTCGAGGGGGTCGAGCTTGGTGAGGCGATCGATCTCGTCGCCCCAAAACTCCACCCGGACGGCGTACCGGCCGTACATCGGGAAGATCTCGACGGTGTCGCCCCGTACTCGGAAGGTGCCCTGCGTGAAGTCGACGTCGTTGCGCTCGTAGTTCAGATCGACGAGTCGGCCGAGGAGTTCGTCGCGATCGATCGTCTGGCCCACTTCGAGGCGGAGGCTCATCTCCTCGTAGTTCGCGGGGTCACCGAGGCCGTAGATGGCGGAGACGGAGGCGACCACGATCACGTCGTCGCGAGTCAGGAGGGATCGGGTCGCGGAGTGGCGGAGTCGGTCGATCTCGTCGTTGATCGAGGCGTCCTTCTCGATGTACTTGTCGGTCTGCTCGACGTACGCTTCGGGCTGGTAGTAATCGTAATAAGAGACGAAATACTCGACGGCGTTGTCGGGGAAGAGATTCCGAAACTCCTCGTAGAGCTGGGCCGCGAGGGTTTTGTTGTGGGCGATCACGAGGGTGGGTTTCTGGATCTCCTCGATCGTCCACGAGACGGTGTTCGTTTTCCCGGAGCCCGTGACCCCGAGCAAGGTCTGTTCGTCCATCCCGTTCTCGAACCCCTCGGCGAGCTGTGCGATGGCGTCGGGCTGGTCGCCCGCGGGATCGAACGGCGCGTCCACCCGAAACGGACGGTCCTTCCCGGGACGGTCGGGCTGGAGCGGGCCGGACTGGGTGTCACTCATTGAACGATGGAGGGGCCGAAGCCACTTGACGCGCTCGCTCGGGGCGAATGATCCCTCGTTCGGTGTCGTCGACTATCGACGTGTCCAGTGCAGCCGCTGTCGATGGAATCGTGACGGGTGGCGTGCTCCGCGGCCGCCGGCCGGCGGTCGCGGTGGCGGGGCGGAGCGGTGTGGGGTGGGACGGTGGCAGGCGGTGGCGGTCCTGGTGGATGAAGGGCGAGGCCGCGAGTGAAACGAGCGGTCGAGGGCTTCGGCGGTGCTGTGCGGTTGTGGTCGCGGAGAGCGCCAGCAGTTCTACCGCGAGCGAGCGTCGAGCGGCGCTACGCGCCGCTGACCGTTCGAGCGGGCCCTCGGCCCGCGAGAAGACAGCGAGTGAGCGGGTGTTTTTGGTCCAGATTTTTGCGAGGACCCTGAGCGCGCGAAGCGCGCGAACGGGGGAAGTAAAAAGGTGGGTCGAAGCGTTTTAACCCGTGCCGCGGGTGATGCACGGTGTTATGGTGAAAGTCAGCGTGGTCGGCGCGGCGGGAACGGTCGGTGCGGCCGCAGGGTACAACATCGCGCTGCGTGGCATCGCCGACGAACTCGTGTTCGTCGATATCCCGGATCAGGAGGACACCACGATCGGCCAGGCGGCCGACGTCAACCACGGCGTGGCCTACGACACGAACACCACCGTTCGCCAGGGCACCTACGAGGACACCGCCGGCTCGGACGTGGTGGTCATCACCGCGGGAATCCCACGCCAACCGGGCCAGACCCGGCTCGATCTCGGCGAGGACAACGCGCCGATCATGGAGGACATCGGCTCGTCGCTCGCCGAACACAACGACGAGTTCGTCTCGGTCACGACCTCGAACCCGGTGGACCTCCTGAATCGCCACCTCTACGAGACCGGCGATCGGCCCAGAGAGCACGTGATCGGATTCGGTGGGCGGCTCGACTCCGCGCGCTTTCGGTACGTGCTCGGAGAGCGCTTCGACACCCAGGTCGGCAACGTCGAGGCGTCGATCATCGGCGAGCACGGCGACGCCCAGGTGCCCGTGTTCTCGAAGGTGCGCGTCGACGGCCGTGATCCCGACTTTTCGGACGACGAGCGCACGGACATCTTGGAGAGTCTCCAGGAGAGCGCGATGAACGTCATCGAGCGCAAGGGCGCGACCCAGTGGGGGCCGGCGACCGGCGTGGGCCACGTGGTCGAATCGATTCTTCGGGATACTGGCGCTGTGATTCCGGGCTCGCTCGTGCTCGACGGCGAGTACGGTCACGACGACGTGGGGCTGGGGGTCCCGCTGAAGCTCACGAGCGACGGAGCCGAGGTCGTCGACTGGGACCTCTCGGAGTACGAGCGCGAACAGCTCGGTCAGGCGGCCGACAAGCTCGCCGACCAGTACGAGACGATCAGCTAACCGAGGCAGTCAACCAGATCCGTTCTTTCGTTCTTCCGAACGCGGGCCGCTTTTGATCGTCCGTCGCCTACCGTTTCCCGTGGAGGTACACGTTCGGTACGAGGGCGACGACGATCCCGACAAATGCACCGCCCGGAAGCTCGCGCGCTTCGATCTCGCCGAACTCCACCGATCGGCGCGCGCGACGCCGCCCGGCGTGGTGTTGAACCCTCACGCCGAGCGCGCGCTCTCGCCCGCCGATCGCACGGAGCGGGTGATCGCGCTCGATTGCTCGTGGGAGACCGCCCGCGAGGAGCAGTTTACGATCCGGGGGAAGCATCGTGCGCTCCCCTTTCTCGTCGCGGCGAACCCCGTGAACTACGGCACGCCGTTTCAACTCACGACGGTCGAGGCGCTCGCGGGCGCATGCTGTATCCTCGGCGATCGCGAGCACGCCGAGCGGCTGCTCGCGAAGTTCCGATGGGGGCACACCTTCCTCGAACTCAACGACGAACCGCTCCGGCGGTACGCCGACTGTGAGGATTCGAGTGGGGTCGTCGCGGTTCAAGAGGAGTACCTCGCGGCGGAGTGAACGCGGCCCACACTCTCGCTGTGGAATGAGCGTGACTCACAACCGTTAAACCCGCCGCGTGCCAGCCTCGTCCATGGCACGATTCGAGCAGGCGGAAGAACGCATTCTCGCGAAGCAGATCTGCATGCGGTGTAACGCGCGCAACGCTACCCGAGCCAAGAACTGTCGAAAATGCGGCTACGGCAACCTCCGACGGAAGGCACGCGAGCGCCGGAGCGCCTGAAATCGGGTTTCGCGACGATTCCGGTGTTACGGTGAGTTCGTCGTTTCTTCAGGAGTCGTCGTCACCCAGCCACGTATCGGGCACGTCGATGACGTACTGGCCGTCCTCCTGTAGGGCAATGATGCGCTCCTCGCGGTTGTAGAGCTCCATCAGGTTGAGCTCGTACTGGCCCGGTTCGAGGATCTTGATGCTCTCGAACTGATCGTTGAGCTCTCGCCGGAGCGACGCCATCTCCGAGTCGTCGGACTCGGTCGGATCAGTCTGCTCGGAACGAACTTCGTCATCCCCCATCGTTTCAGGTGGAGAATCGTCGTGATCCGACGAGGAGTCGGTGGCTGGTCCAGCGTCGGTTCCGTCGCTGGTTTCGGTCGTGGACGCCGATGGAGCCGTGTCCTCGGGCGGGGACGACTCCGTGTCGGTTGCGGATGACTCGGGCTCAGTTGGAGACGGTTCGGAACCGGATGAATCTGGAGACGAAGATAGCGTTGCTGACGTGTCGCTGGCTGTTGTTCCGGGTTCGGTGGAGGAGTCCGATTCACTGGAATGATCCGACTCAGTCGACGGATCCGAATCGCTCCGGGTGTCGCGTGCATCGCTCGCGGGCCGAAACTGAAACTTGTTCCCGCCACAGTCCGGACAGCCGGACAGCATCTCCTTCGAGCCGTCGGGAAAGACGTGACCGCACTCCGTACACTGGTGGGGCATTAGAAACGAAGGGGTGCGATCATGCTCTCATCGGCGGGTGACGAGCGTGCTGATCAGGGTTTCGTCTTTGTGGAGCGTTTCGAGTCGGTTGGCCGGTCCGATGACGGTGAGCTTGGTGCGTGATTCCCGACCGAACAGCCGATCGAAGAACCCACCGGTTTGCTGCTGTTCCGTGCCCGGATACGTCTCGATCTCGATACCGGTGAACTCGTCGGGACTGATCTCGGTCATCGTCACTTCGATGAGCTTCGACTCCTCGTCGGGATCGAGGCCCTCCTCCAGAATAACGATGTTTCCCTCGTGGACGCCATCGAGGATCAGCCGGATCTTCTCCATGCTCGTCAGTCCGTCCATCCGTTCGCCGCTGATCATGTCGATCTGGACGCCGCTCCCGTCCCCAGTGTTGCCGCCATCGTTTTCGGCGTCGACGTCGGTGTCGGCATCGTTGCCCCCACCGTCGCCGTCAGTGCCGGGATCGTCGTGTGCTTCGGACATCAGCCGAAGTACTCCGCGATCTTGTCGTACACCTCGTCCATGTTGTCACCTTCGAGCGCCGAGAGCGGCACCGTCTCGTGCTGGGGGAAAGCGTTGTTGATGCGCTGGACGCTCGCCTCGTCGAGGTCGATCTTGTTGGCGAAGATCAGTACAGGAAGATCCTGGCTCTCGATGATCCCCACCAGCATCGTGTTAACTTGGGTGAAGGGATCTTCGGCCGCGTCGAGTACGTAGATCACGCCGTCGACGTCCTCGCGGAGCCAGTGCATCGCCTCCGCGACGCCTTCGGTCGCCTCGCGCGACCGGCGAACGGCGTCGTCCTCCTCCATATCGTGTTCGAGGAACTCGGTGTAGTCGACCTTCGTCGCTACCCCGGGAGTGTCCACGATATCGATCGAGACGGACTTCCCGTTGCGCTCGATCTCGATGTCCTCCTTCCGGCGGGCGCGCCTGGTTTCGTGGGGAATGTGACTCTCCGGGCCGACCGCGTCGCCGGTCCAGTCGCGCGCGATCCGGTTCGCGAGCGTCGTCTTGCCGGCGTTCGGTGGTCCGTAGATCCCGATTCGGCGCTGCTGCTCACCCCCCGCAAAGAGGCTCGATGTCATCCGTGCAATGCTGTTTCTGAGTCCCGTAAGCAGTCCCATCCTGATATCTCACCCCTCGCGAGCCGGACGAATCGTGAACGGACAGCATCGGCGCATACACTTAAAACCACGTCAGACGCGTATCAGACTTGCTATTCGACGAGAGACCGAGGGACTCGTCGTTCACGACGATCGGACAGAGCGTGCTGCTACAACCCACGTGCGGTTCAGCAGTCAATCTACTGACTAGATCGTCGTGACAAAACAGGTTTTGTTTTCGGAGTGGGTTTCTATCGGTCTTGGAAGTGGGCGACCCCCACCCCTTCGTTTCGGGTGGAAAGAGGCAAAGGACCGGATGTGAAATGAGATCCACCGCTGAGGAGATACGGACAACGGACGAACGATAGGATCGAAGAGGTAGTTCTGCAGGTGTCTATATAGATGTAGGCGGGTGAAACCGGTAGAGTGTTCGAATAACTGACAGCCTAGACGTCTAGTGTTCTAGTCGTTGTAACGAACTTCATCTTTCTCAACCCCTCGGGTGTAGTTCGTATTCATCTGTATTAAATCCACCTCTTTCTAGGTGGATGCTGAGTCCCTCCACCCCTTATTCTCGCGCTCCACCTGAAACGAAGGGGTGGGGGTGTTGGCCAACTCGCCATCCACCAAGTCGCACGAATCGACCAACCGTTTGATGAAAAGGGATCGAGTCGTGGGGTGAACCGTACAGCCTCAGGTGACGGAAACGCTCTCGACGTTGTTCGTGGATCCAACACGAATCGGTTGGTACGATAGAAACATCGCTACTATCGGCCACTATCGTTTCGTGCAACAGCACATCTTGTGGAACGTTGACCTCTTTGACCGGCCGAACTCCAGCAACCAAAAAGACTAATGTACTCCCCACCTCTGGTTCCGCTGGACCACTCACGTGCGGGCTGGCAGTGCTTTGGCTGCTCAGGCCGGTCGAAACGGCTTCTATCGGTGGAAAACGTCACTCTCCGGCGGCGCGTGACGTTTCCTCCATCCGAAAGAAGGGGGTGAGCCGAGGCCGAACATGGGAGGAAACGACACCACGCCGAACGATCGCGACGAGGGGGACGCCGAAGATAGCGCTCCGTCCGCCGATACCGGGATCGATCTCGATGAGCTCTCGATCGACGATCTCGACGGTGACCCGTCCGATCTAGCCGATTCGGCTGATCCATCGAACTCGACTGATTCGCCCGATTCGACCGATTCGACCGATTCGACCGATTCGACCCGGACAGCGAACGCAGACGAGTCCGCGGCGGTCGATCCCTCGGAGTCCGACACTCCTCAAGGGGGGCTGTTCGACGACCTCCTCAGCGGCGAGCCTATCTTCGAGAACAAGGACGTGCTCCGGCCTTCGTACACGCCCGATCAGCTCCCCCATCGTCAGGATCAGATCAACGATATGGCGACCATCCTCGTCGGCGCGCTCCGTGGGGAGACTCCCTCGAACATCCTGATCTACGGCAAGACTGGGACCGGGAAGACCGCGAGCGCGAAGTTCGTGAGCAACGAGCTCGAAACCACCTCCCAGAAGTACGACGTGCCCTGCGAGGTCGAGTACATCAACTGTGAGGTCACTGACACCCAGTACCGCGTGCTCGCCCAGCTCGCGAACACGTTCATCGAAGCCAACGAGCGCTACATCGAATCACGCCTCGCCAGCCTCCGTGGGCTGAAAGAGCGCGCGACCGGCGGCCAGGCAACCCTCGATGACACCACCGACGAGAGTACCGACACCACTGAGAGTACCGACATCGCCGAAGGTACTGACGCTGTCGAGAGCACTGACACTGCCGGGAACGTCGAGGAAACCGGGGAAACCGGGGAAACCGAGGATGCAGCGAACGCCGACGGCGACGAAAGCGCTCATTTCGCCGACGAAGCTGACTTCGACTCGATCGCCGCGGTCGAGAACCGAATCGATGAACTCGAAGCCGATCTCGACGCGTTCGAACCCGTCCCGATGACGGGCTGGCCGACCGATCGCGTCTACTCGACCTTCTTCGACGCGGTCGATTACCACGAACGGGTCGTGGTCATCATGCTCGACGAGATCGACAAGCTCGTCGAGAAATCCGGCGACGACACCCTCTACAACCTCTCGCGGATGAACTCCGAGCTCGACAACTCACGGGTGTCGATCATGGGGATCTCGAACGATCTCAAGTTCACCGAGTTCCTCGATCCTCGCGTCAAATCGAGTCTCGGCGAGGAGGAGATCGTCTTCCCGCCCTACGACGCGACACAGCTTCGAGACATCCTCGCTGCGCGCGCGGACATCGCCTTCGAACCCGACTCCCTCACTGAGGACGTCATCCCGCTCTGTGCGGCGTTCGCCGCCCAGGAACACGGCGATGCCCGGCGCGCGCTCGACCTCCTCCGAACGGCGGGCGAACTCGCAGAACGGGGCCAGACCGAGCGCGTCGGCGAGGATCACGTCAGGCAGGCCCAGGAGAAAATCGAGATCGATCGTGTCGTCGAAGTCGTCCGCACGCTCCCCACACAGTCGAAAGTCGTCCTGTTCGCGGTGATCCTCCTCGAACGCAACGGCGCACAGAACATCAACACCGGCGAGGTGTACAACATCTACCGCCGACTCTGCGACGAGATCGACGCCGACGTCCTCACTCAGCGCCGCGTCACCGACCTCATCTCCGAACTCGACATGCTCGGGATCGTCAACGCGGTGGTCGTCTCGAAGGGTCGATACGGTCGCACCAAAGAGATGAACCTCTCAGTGCCGATCGACGAAACGGAAGCCGTTCTCACCAGCGACTCACGACTCGGTGACATCGAGGACGTCCAGCCGTTCGTCCAGGCGCGCT
The genomic region above belongs to Halococcus salifodinae DSM 8989 and contains:
- a CDS encoding OapC/ArvC family zinc-ribbon domain-containing protein, producing the protein MPHQCTECGHVFPDGSKEMLSGCPDCGGNKFQFRPASDARDTRSDSDPSTESDHSSESDSSTEPGTTASDTSATLSSSPDSSGSEPSPTEPESSATDTESSPPEDTAPSASTTETSDGTDAGPATDSSSDHDDSPPETMGDDEVRSEQTDPTESDDSEMASLRRELNDQFESIKILEPGQYELNLMELYNREERIIALQEDGQYVIDVPDTWLGDDDS
- a CDS encoding DUF367 family protein, which codes for MEVHVRYEGDDDPDKCTARKLARFDLAELHRSARATPPGVVLNPHAERALSPADRTERVIALDCSWETAREEQFTIRGKHRALPFLVAANPVNYGTPFQLTTVEALAGACCILGDREHAERLLAKFRWGHTFLELNDEPLRRYADCEDSSGVVAVQEEYLAAE
- a CDS encoding DUF2073 domain-containing protein, translating into MSEAHDDPGTDGDGGGNDADTDVDAENDGGNTGDGSGVQIDMISGERMDGLTSMEKIRLILDGVHEGNIVILEEGLDPDEESKLIEVTMTEISPDEFTGIEIETYPGTEQQQTGGFFDRLFGRESRTKLTVIGPANRLETLHKDETLISTLVTRR
- a CDS encoding Cdc6/Cdc18 family protein, yielding MGGNDTTPNDRDEGDAEDSAPSADTGIDLDELSIDDLDGDPSDLADSADPSNSTDSPDSTDSTDSTDSTRTANADESAAVDPSESDTPQGGLFDDLLSGEPIFENKDVLRPSYTPDQLPHRQDQINDMATILVGALRGETPSNILIYGKTGTGKTASAKFVSNELETTSQKYDVPCEVEYINCEVTDTQYRVLAQLANTFIEANERYIESRLASLRGLKERATGGQATLDDTTDESTDTTESTDIAEGTDAVESTDTAGNVEETGETGETEDAANADGDESAHFADEADFDSIAAVENRIDELEADLDAFEPVPMTGWPTDRVYSTFFDAVDYHERVVVIMLDEIDKLVEKSGDDTLYNLSRMNSELDNSRVSIMGISNDLKFTEFLDPRVKSSLGEEEIVFPPYDATQLRDILAARADIAFEPDSLTEDVIPLCAAFAAQEHGDARRALDLLRTAGELAERGQTERVGEDHVRQAQEKIEIDRVVEVVRTLPTQSKVVLFAVILLERNGAQNINTGEVYNIYRRLCDEIDADVLTQRRVTDLISELDMLGIVNAVVVSKGRYGRTKEMNLSVPIDETEAVLTSDSRLGDIEDVQPFVQARFDS
- the mdh gene encoding malate dehydrogenase; translation: MVKVSVVGAAGTVGAAAGYNIALRGIADELVFVDIPDQEDTTIGQAADVNHGVAYDTNTTVRQGTYEDTAGSDVVVITAGIPRQPGQTRLDLGEDNAPIMEDIGSSLAEHNDEFVSVTTSNPVDLLNRHLYETGDRPREHVIGFGGRLDSARFRYVLGERFDTQVGNVEASIIGEHGDAQVPVFSKVRVDGRDPDFSDDERTDILESLQESAMNVIERKGATQWGPATGVGHVVESILRDTGAVIPGSLVLDGEYGHDDVGLGVPLKLTSDGAEVVDWDLSEYEREQLGQAADKLADQYETIS
- a CDS encoding Era-like GTP-binding protein, translating into MGLLTGLRNSIARMTSSLFAGGEQQRRIGIYGPPNAGKTTLANRIARDWTGDAVGPESHIPHETRRARRKEDIEIERNGKSVSIDIVDTPGVATKVDYTEFLEHDMEEDDAVRRSREATEGVAEAMHWLREDVDGVIYVLDAAEDPFTQVNTMLVGIIESQDLPVLIFANKIDLDEASVQRINNAFPQHETVPLSALEGDNMDEVYDKIAEYFG
- a CDS encoding excinuclease ABC subunit C; protein product: MDGASVRERANDLPREPGVYQFRDDDATLYVGKAVDLRARVRSYADPRSRRIERMVERSVEIEPAVTDTETQALLLEANLIKRHQPRYNVRLKDDKSYPLVQLTDHEFPRIEITRDPEPGATAFGPYTERGRVETVVKALRETYGVRGCSEHKFAGRDRPCLDHDIGLCTAPCTGEISRGEYIGDVESVEGFLEGSTGVLADPLRREMDRATEEQNFERAANCRDKLDVVESFHDGGGAAVAAAADEQWVDVLGAVIEGDRATVARLHSEDGQLVERDRHTLSVPDDDTGEIGGVLAAFIVQYYAERSLPDALLLPERFDDDELDAWLDSEAVAVRVPGAGREATLVELALKNARRGRGRADGTAALADALGLDSANRIEGFDVSHAQGRAAVGSDVTFLDGDPEKADYRRKKLDDANDDYANMCALVAWRARRAVEGRDERPDPDLLLIDGGEGQLNAARDALSDVGWDVPAIGLAKAEERVVTPDGSFEWPDDAPERHLLQRVRDEAHRFAVQYHQTVRDEVSTVLDDVPGVGPQTRRRLLRRFGSVDGVRAASAEELQAVTGVGEKTATTLRARL
- the uvrB gene encoding excinuclease ABC subunit UvrB; the encoded protein is MSDTQSGPLQPDRPGKDRPFRVDAPFDPAGDQPDAIAQLAEGFENGMDEQTLLGVTGSGKTNTVSWTIEEIQKPTLVIAHNKTLAAQLYEEFRNLFPDNAVEYFVSYYDYYQPEAYVEQTDKYIEKDASINDEIDRLRHSATRSLLTRDDVIVVASVSAIYGLGDPANYEEMSLRLEVGQTIDRDELLGRLVDLNYERNDVDFTQGTFRVRGDTVEIFPMYGRYAVRVEFWGDEIDRLTKLDPLEGDVKGEEPASLVHPAEHYSIPEDRLENAIGEIEDLLDERVSYFERQGDLVAAQRIEERTTFDLEMLEETGYCSGIENYSVHLSNREPGDAPSTLLDYFPEDFLTVLDESHQTVPQIRGQFAGDKSRKDSLVGNGFRLPTAYDNRPLRYPEFEERTGQTLYVSATPSEYEREHSDQIVEQIVRPTHLVDPSVEISPVDGQIDDLLDRIDDRVERDERILVTTLTKRMAEDLTEYLEESGVAVEYMHDETDTLERHELVRGLRLGEFDVLVGINLLREGLDIPEVSLVAILDADQEGFLRSETTLVQTMGRAARNVAGEVVLYADDVTDSMQSAIDETQRRREIQQEYNDEHGFEPRTIEKEVGETNLPGSKTDTGGTADLEPDDADAAAELIEDLEDRMNEAAENLEFELAADIRDRVREIRTEFDLATEDGVPPEEGVPPEPEL
- a CDS encoding 50S ribosomal protein L40e, coding for MARFEQAEERILAKQICMRCNARNATRAKNCRKCGYGNLRRKARERRSA